Proteins encoded by one window of Arabidopsis thaliana chromosome 2, partial sequence:
- the SYCO ARATH gene encoding Cysteinyl-tRNA synthetase, class Ia family protein (SYCO ARATH; FUNCTIONS IN: cysteine-tRNA ligase activity, nucleotide binding, aminoacyl-tRNA ligase activity, ATP binding; INVOLVED IN: cysteinyl-tRNA aminoacylation, translation, tRNA aminoacylation for protein translation; LOCATED IN: mitochondrion, chloroplast; EXPRESSED IN: 21 plant structures; EXPRESSED DURING: 13 growth stages; CONTAINS InterPro DOMAIN/s: Rossmann-like alpha/beta/alpha sandwich fold (InterPro:IPR014729), Cysteinyl-tRNA synthetase, class Ia (InterPro:IPR002308), Cysteinyl-tRNA synthetase, class Ia, N-terminal (InterPro:IPR015803), Cysteinyl-tRNA synthetase, class Ia, DALR (InterPro:IPR015273), Aminoacyl-tRNA synthetase, class 1a, anticodon-binding (InterPro:IPR009080), Cysteinyl-tRNA synthetase, class Ia, C-terminal (InterPro:IPR015804); BEST Arabidopsis thaliana protein match is: Cysteinyl-tRNA synthetase, class Ia family protein (TAIR:AT5G38830.1); Has 35333 Blast hits to 34131 proteins in 2444 species: Archae - 798; Bacteria - 22429; Metazoa - 974; Fungi - 991; Plants - 531; Viruses - 0; Other Eukaryotes - 9610 (source: NCBI BLink).), giving the protein MASSVLNLFKSCRPFTPIRFSSLPKSQFRIQFPLRPGKETQLRRCFTTLSSLTDGGAPISGGKELWLHNTMSRKKELFKPKVEGKVGMYVCGVTAYDLSHIGHARVYVTFDVLLRYLKHLGYEVSYVRNFTDVDDKIIARAKELEEDPISLSRRFCEEFNRDMEQLQCLDPSVQPRVSDHIPQIIDLIKQILDNGYAYKVDGDIYFSVDKFPTYGKLSGRKLEDNRAGERVAVDTRKKHPADFALWKAAKEGEPFWESPWGRGRPGWHIECSAMSAAYLGYSFDIHGGGMDLVFPHHENEIAQSCAACDSSNISYWIHNGFVTVDSEKMSKSLGNFFTIRQVIDLYHPLALRLFLMGTHYRSPINYSDFLLESASERIFYIYQTLHDCESALGEKDSTFENGSVPSDTLTSINTFRTEFVASMSDDLLTPVTLAAMSEPLKTINDLIHTRKGKKQARREESLKALETTIRDVLTILGLMPTSYSEVLEQLKEKALKRAGLKEEDVLQRVQERTDARKNKEYERSDAIRKDLAKVGIALMDSPEGTTWRPAIPLALQEPVTTTP; this is encoded by the exons ATGGCTTCTTCTGTCCTTAATCTCTTCAAATCATGTAGACCCTTCACTCCAATacgcttctcttctcttcccaAGTCTCAATTCAGAATCCAATTTCCCCTCAGACCCGGAAAAGAAACTCAACTACGTCGCTGTTTCACGACTCTGTCATCATTAACGGACGGTGGAGCACCAATTTCCGGTGGGAAGGAGCTGTGGCTGCACAACACGATGAGCCGGAAGAAGGAGCTGTTTAAGCCTAAGGTCGAAGGTAAAGTTGGAATGTACGTTTGCGGTGTCACTGCTTACGATCTCAGTCACATTGGACACGCACGAGTCTACGTCACTTTCGATGTACTCTTGAG GTACCTTAAGCATCTAGGATATGAAGTGTCTTACGTTCGAAATTTCACGGATGTGGATGACAAG aTTATTGCCAGAGCGAAAGAATTAGAGGAAGATCCAATCAGTTTGAGCAGACGTTTCTGTGAGGAATTTAATCGAGATATGGAACAGCTTCAATGTTTAGATCCGTCTGTCCAACCACGAGTTTCAGATCATATACCTCAAATCATCGACCTGATCAAGCAG ATTCTTGATAATGGCTATGCCTACAAAGTTGATGGAGACATTTACTTCTCAGTCGACAAATTTCCAACATATGGAAAATTGTCTGGGCGAAAATTAGAAGATAACCGTGCAGGTGAGAGAGTCGCAGTTGACACGAGGAAGAAACATCCCGCAGATTTTGCTCTGTGGAAA GCTGCAAAAGAAGGGGAACCCTTTTGGGAGAGTCCGTGGGGAAGAGGAAGGCCCGGTTGGCACATAGAGTGCAGTGCGATGAGCGCGGCTTATCTCGGTTATAGTTTTGACATACATGGTGGCGGAATGGATCTTGTGTTCCCTCaccatgaaaatgaaattgcTCAGAGTTGTGCTGCATGTGATAGCAGCAACATTAGCTATTGGATCCATAATGGTTTTGTTACTGTTGACTCCGAGAAGATGTCAAAATCCTTGGGGAATTTCTTCACTATCAGACAG GTTATAGACCTTTATCATCCTCTTGCTCTGAGACTTTTCCTAATGGGAACTCATTATCGGTCTCCTATCAATTACTCCGATTTCCTCCTCGAGAGTGCTTCGGAGCgcattttttatatttatcag ACGTTACACGACTGTGAAAGCGCTTTAGGCGAGAAAGATTCGACATTTGAGAATGGTTCTGTTCCTTCAGACACTTTGACAAGCATCAACACATTCCGTACTGAATTTGTCGCCTCGATGTCTGATGATCTTCTCACACCTGTAACTCTGGCTGCAATGTCAGAACCACTGAAAACTATCAACGATCTCATTCACACCCGAAAG GGGAAAAAACaagcaagaagagaagagtcaCTTAAGGCTCTAGAGACAACAATCAGAGATGTTCTTACTATCTTAGGGCTTATGCCCACAAGTTACTCAGAGGTTCTCGAGCAGCTAAAAGAGAAGGCACTAAAGCGAGCTGGACTAAAAGAGGAAGATGTGTTGCAGAGAGTGCAAGAGAGAACAGACGCAAGGAAGAATAAAGAATACGAAAGATCTGATGCAATTAGGAAAGATTTGGCAAAAGTTGGGATCGCTTTGATGGATAGTCCTGAGGGAACAACTTGGAGACCAGCCATTCCTCTTGCACTTCAAGAACCTGTAACTACTACACCTTGA
- the SYCO ARATH gene encoding Cysteinyl-tRNA synthetase, class Ia family protein (SYCO ARATH; FUNCTIONS IN: cysteine-tRNA ligase activity, nucleotide binding, aminoacyl-tRNA ligase activity, ATP binding; INVOLVED IN: cysteinyl-tRNA aminoacylation, translation, tRNA aminoacylation for protein translation; LOCATED IN: mitochondrion, chloroplast; EXPRESSED IN: 21 plant structures; EXPRESSED DURING: 13 growth stages; CONTAINS InterPro DOMAIN/s: Rossmann-like alpha/beta/alpha sandwich fold (InterPro:IPR014729), Cysteinyl-tRNA synthetase, class Ia (InterPro:IPR002308), Cysteinyl-tRNA synthetase, class Ia, N-terminal (InterPro:IPR015803), Cysteinyl-tRNA synthetase, class Ia, DALR (InterPro:IPR015273), Aminoacyl-tRNA synthetase, class 1a, anticodon-binding (InterPro:IPR009080), Cysteinyl-tRNA synthetase, class Ia, C-terminal (InterPro:IPR015804); BEST Arabidopsis thaliana protein match is: Cysteinyl-tRNA synthetase, class Ia family protein (TAIR:AT5G38830.1); Has 10676 Blast hits to 10676 proteins in 2860 species: Archae - 252; Bacteria - 6117; Metazoa - 332; Fungi - 154; Plants - 139; Viruses - 3; Other Eukaryotes - 3679 (source: NCBI BLink).), which translates to MEQLQCLDPSVQPRVSDHIPQIIDLIKQILDNGYAYKVDGDIYFSVDKFPTYGKLSGRKLEDNRAGERVAVDTRKKHPADFALWKAAKEGEPFWESPWGRGRPGWHIECSAMSAAYLGYSFDIHGGGMDLVFPHHENEIAQSCAACDSSNISYWIHNGFVTVDSEKMSKSLGNFFTIRQVIDLYHPLALRLFLMGTHYRSPINYSDFLLESASERIFYIYQTLHDCESALGEKDSTFENGSVPSDTLTSINTFRTEFVASMSDDLLTPVTLAAMSEPLKTINDLIHTRKGKKQARREESLKALETTIRDVLTILGLMPTSYSEVLEQLKEKALKRAGLKEEDVLQRVQERTDARKNKEYERSDAIRKDLAKVGIALMDSPEGTTWRPAIPLALQEPVTTTP; encoded by the exons ATGGAACAGCTTCAATGTTTAGATCCGTCTGTCCAACCACGAGTTTCAGATCATATACCTCAAATCATCGACCTGATCAAGCAG ATTCTTGATAATGGCTATGCCTACAAAGTTGATGGAGACATTTACTTCTCAGTCGACAAATTTCCAACATATGGAAAATTGTCTGGGCGAAAATTAGAAGATAACCGTGCAGGTGAGAGAGTCGCAGTTGACACGAGGAAGAAACATCCCGCAGATTTTGCTCTGTGGAAA GCTGCAAAAGAAGGGGAACCCTTTTGGGAGAGTCCGTGGGGAAGAGGAAGGCCCGGTTGGCACATAGAGTGCAGTGCGATGAGCGCGGCTTATCTCGGTTATAGTTTTGACATACATGGTGGCGGAATGGATCTTGTGTTCCCTCaccatgaaaatgaaattgcTCAGAGTTGTGCTGCATGTGATAGCAGCAACATTAGCTATTGGATCCATAATGGTTTTGTTACTGTTGACTCCGAGAAGATGTCAAAATCCTTGGGGAATTTCTTCACTATCAGACAG GTTATAGACCTTTATCATCCTCTTGCTCTGAGACTTTTCCTAATGGGAACTCATTATCGGTCTCCTATCAATTACTCCGATTTCCTCCTCGAGAGTGCTTCGGAGCgcattttttatatttatcag ACGTTACACGACTGTGAAAGCGCTTTAGGCGAGAAAGATTCGACATTTGAGAATGGTTCTGTTCCTTCAGACACTTTGACAAGCATCAACACATTCCGTACTGAATTTGTCGCCTCGATGTCTGATGATCTTCTCACACCTGTAACTCTGGCTGCAATGTCAGAACCACTGAAAACTATCAACGATCTCATTCACACCCGAAAG GGGAAAAAACaagcaagaagagaagagtcaCTTAAGGCTCTAGAGACAACAATCAGAGATGTTCTTACTATCTTAGGGCTTATGCCCACAAGTTACTCAGAGGTTCTCGAGCAGCTAAAAGAGAAGGCACTAAAGCGAGCTGGACTAAAAGAGGAAGATGTGTTGCAGAGAGTGCAAGAGAGAACAGACGCAAGGAAGAATAAAGAATACGAAAGATCTGATGCAATTAGGAAAGATTTGGCAAAAGTTGGGATCGCTTTGATGGATAGTCCTGAGGGAACAACTTGGAGACCAGCCATTCCTCTTGCACTTCAAGAACCTGTAACTACTACACCTTGA
- the MYB14 gene encoding myb domain protein 14 (myb domain protein 14 (MYB14); CONTAINS InterPro DOMAIN/s: SANT, DNA-binding (InterPro:IPR001005), Homeodomain-like (InterPro:IPR009057), Myb, DNA-binding (InterPro:IPR014778), HTH transcriptional regulator, Myb-type, DNA-binding (InterPro:IPR017930), Homeodomain-related (InterPro:IPR012287), Myb transcription factor (InterPro:IPR015495); BEST Arabidopsis thaliana protein match is: myb domain protein 13 (TAIR:AT1G06180.1); Has 8955 Blast hits to 8193 proteins in 476 species: Archae - 0; Bacteria - 0; Metazoa - 819; Fungi - 463; Plants - 5874; Viruses - 6; Other Eukaryotes - 1793 (source: NCBI BLink).), giving the protein MGRAPCCEKMGVKRGPWTPEEDQILINYIHLYGHSNWRALPKHAGLLRCGKSCRLRWINYLRPDIKRGNFTPQEEQTIINLHESLGNRWSAIAAKLPGRTDNEIKNVWHTHLKKRLSKNLNNGGDTKDVNGINETTNEDKGSVIVDTASLQQFSNSITTFDISNDNKDDIMSYEDISALIDDSFWSDVISVDNSNKNEKKIEDWEGLIDRNSKKCSYSNSKLYNDDMEFWFDVFTSNRRIEEFSDIPEF; this is encoded by the exons ATGGGAAGAGCACCATGTTGTGAGAAAATGGGGGTGAAGAGAGGACCATGGACTCCTgaagaagatcaaatcttGATCAATTATATTCATCTTTATGGTCATTCTAATTGGCGAGCTCTCCCAAAACACGCAG GTTTACTTAGATGTGGGAAAAGTTGCAGACTTCGTTGGATCAATTATCTTAGACCAGACATTAAACGTGGCAATTTCACTCctcaagaagaacaaactaTTATCAATCTGCATGAAAGCTTAGGCAACag atGGTCTGCGATTGCTGCAAAATTGCCGGGACGAACCgacaatgaaataaaaaatgtttggcACACTCATTTGAAGAAAAGACTCAgcaaaaatctaaacaatgGCGGAGACACCAAAGACGTTAACGGAATTAACGAGACCACAAATGAAGACAAAGGATCTGTGATAGTCGACACAGCCTCTTTACAACAATTTTCTAATAGTATTACaacatttgatatttcaaatgATAACAAGGACGATATTATGTCGTACGAGGATATTTCTGCCTTGATAGATGATAGTTTTTGGTCGGACGTCATATCGGTAGATAATTCGAataagaatgagaagaagatagaggaTTGGGAAGGATTGATCGAtagaaatagtaaaaaatgTAGCTATAGTAATTCTAAGTTGTATAATGATGACATGgagttttggtttgatgtttTCACTAGTAATCGTAGAATTGAGGAATTTTCCGACATACCCgagttttaa
- the RUS2 gene encoding root UVB sensitive protein (Protein of unknown function, DUF647) (ROOT UV-B SENSITIVE 2 (RUS2); INVOLVED IN: response to UV-B, auxin polar transport; LOCATED IN: mitochondrion, plastid, chloroplast envelope; EXPRESSED IN: 23 plant structures; EXPRESSED DURING: 14 growth stages; CONTAINS InterPro DOMAIN/s: Protein of unknown function DUF647 (InterPro:IPR006968); BEST Arabidopsis thaliana protein match is: Protein of unknown function, DUF647 (TAIR:AT5G49820.1).) yields the protein MQFLEKVKLIKKEDPVMLKSPEDFPVYWFETSDSVSHRYQFQSDGHLSMKVVDDARPVPQKMVESFLNKFFPSGYPYSVNEGYLRYTQFRALQHFSSAALSVLSTQSLLFAAGLRPTPAQATVVSWILKDGMQHVGKLICSNLGARMDSEPKRWRILADVLYDLGTGLELVSPLCPHLFLEMAGLGNFAKGMATVAARATRLPIYSSFAKEGNLSDIFAKGEAISTLFNVAGIGAGIQLASTICSSMEGKLVVGSILSVVHVYSVVEQMRGVPINTLNPQRTALIVANFLKTGKVPSPPDLRFQEDLMFPERPIQDAGNVKVGRALHKAVKPSEVQRLKQVFVEEKFLLSHGKSWTDMVLEHDATGEDALRGWLVAAYVKSMTKIYNDPDDIILQDAYDKMNDVFNPFLSQVQAKGWYTDRFLDGTGTRFAW from the exons ATGCAGTTTCTT GAGAAGGTGAAGTTGATAAAGAAGGAAGACCCAGTAATGTTGAAGAGCCCTGAAGACTTTCCGGTTTACTGGTTCGAAACCTCTGATTCTGTCTCTCACCGTTATCAGTTCCAATCCGACGGCCACCTCTCT ATGAAAGTTGTTGATGATGCAAGACCTGTTCCTCAGAAGATGGTTGAATCTTTCCTTAACAAGTTCTTTCCTTCTGGTTATCCATACAG TGTCAACGAAGGATATCTTAGGTACACACAGTTTCGAGCACTTCAGCATTTCTCTAGTGCAGCATTATCAGTGTTATCGACTCAG TCACTGTTGTTTGCTGCAGGCTTGCGGCCTACACCGGCACAAGCAACTGTTGTTAGCTGG ATATTGAAGGATGGGATGCAACATGTCGGAAAGCTAATATGTAGCAATTTGGGTGCAAGAATGGACTCTGAGCCTAAACGGTGGAGGATTCTGG CTGACGTGCTTTACGATCTTGGTACTGGTCTGGAACTCGTTTCTCCATTATGCCCGCATCTGTTTCTTGAAATGGCTGGTCTGGGGAATTTTGCTAAG gGAATGGCTACAGTTGCAGCAAGGGCAACAAGATTACCAATATATTCATCTTTTGCCAAAGAAGGAAATCTTAGTGACATTTTTGCAAAAGGAGAAGCTATCTCTACTCTTTTCAATGTTGCCGGGATAGGTGCTGGTATTCAACTTGCGTCCACAATATGTTCATCAATGGAGGGAAAG TTGGTGGTTGGGTCAATTCTTTCGGTTGTACATGTGTATAGCGTTGTAGAACAAATGCGAGGGGTACCAATCAACACACTGAATCCACAGCGAACCGCTTTGATTGTGGCTAATTTTCTCAAG ACTGGTAAAGTCCCAAGCCCTCCTGATTTAAGATTCCAAGAAGACCTAATGTTCCCCGAGAGACCAATCCAAGACGCAGGAAATGTAAAAGTGGGAAGGGCTCTCCATAAAGCTGTGAAGCCTTCTGAGGTACAAAGACTAAAACAAGTGTTTGTAGAAGAGAAGTTTCTATTGAGTCATGGAAAGTCATGGACCGATATGGTCTTAGAGCACGATGCAACCGGTGAAGATGCATTGCGAGGGTGGTTAGTTGCAGCATATGTCAAGTCAATGACAAAGATATATAATGACCCTGATGACATTATATTGCAAGACGCGTATGACAAAATGAACGATGTCTTCAATCCATTTTTATCTCAAGTGCAAGCTAAAGGATGGTATACTGATAGATTTCTCGATGGCACGGGGACAAGATTTGCTTGGTAG
- the RUS2 gene encoding root UVB sensitive protein (Protein of unknown function, DUF647) (ROOT UV-B SENSITIVE 2 (RUS2); INVOLVED IN: response to UV-B, auxin polar transport; LOCATED IN: mitochondrion, plastid, chloroplast envelope; EXPRESSED IN: 24 plant structures; EXPRESSED DURING: 14 growth stages; CONTAINS InterPro DOMAIN/s: Protein of unknown function DUF647 (InterPro:IPR006968); BEST Arabidopsis thaliana protein match is: Protein of unknown function, DUF647 (TAIR:AT5G49820.1); Has 444 Blast hits to 440 proteins in 132 species: Archae - 0; Bacteria - 2; Metazoa - 112; Fungi - 71; Plants - 190; Viruses - 0; Other Eukaryotes - 69 (source: NCBI BLink).) translates to MQFLQEKVKLIKKEDPVMLKSPEDFPVYWFETSDSVSHRYQFQSDGHLSMKVVDDARPVPQKMVESFLNKFFPSGYPYSVNEGYLRYTQFRALQHFSSAALSVLSTQSLLFAAGLRPTPAQATVVSWILKDGMQHVGKLICSNLGARMDSEPKRWRILADVLYDLGTGLELVSPLCPHLFLEMAGLGNFAKGMATVAARATRLPIYSSFAKEGNLSDIFAKGEAISTLFNVAGIGAGIQLASTICSSMEGKLVVGSILSVVHVYSVVEQMRGVPINTLNPQRTALIVANFLKTGKVPSPPDLRFQEDLMFPERPIQDAGNVKVGRALHKAVKPSEVQRLKQVFVEEKFLLSHGKSWTDMVLEHDATGEDALRGWLVAAYVKSMTKIYNDPDDIILQDAYDKMNDVFNPFLSQVQAKGWYTDRFLDGTGTRFAW, encoded by the exons ATGCAGTTTCTT CAGGAGAAGGTGAAGTTGATAAAGAAGGAAGACCCAGTAATGTTGAAGAGCCCTGAAGACTTTCCGGTTTACTGGTTCGAAACCTCTGATTCTGTCTCTCACCGTTATCAGTTCCAATCCGACGGCCACCTCTCT ATGAAAGTTGTTGATGATGCAAGACCTGTTCCTCAGAAGATGGTTGAATCTTTCCTTAACAAGTTCTTTCCTTCTGGTTATCCATACAG TGTCAACGAAGGATATCTTAGGTACACACAGTTTCGAGCACTTCAGCATTTCTCTAGTGCAGCATTATCAGTGTTATCGACTCAG TCACTGTTGTTTGCTGCAGGCTTGCGGCCTACACCGGCACAAGCAACTGTTGTTAGCTGG ATATTGAAGGATGGGATGCAACATGTCGGAAAGCTAATATGTAGCAATTTGGGTGCAAGAATGGACTCTGAGCCTAAACGGTGGAGGATTCTGG CTGACGTGCTTTACGATCTTGGTACTGGTCTGGAACTCGTTTCTCCATTATGCCCGCATCTGTTTCTTGAAATGGCTGGTCTGGGGAATTTTGCTAAG gGAATGGCTACAGTTGCAGCAAGGGCAACAAGATTACCAATATATTCATCTTTTGCCAAAGAAGGAAATCTTAGTGACATTTTTGCAAAAGGAGAAGCTATCTCTACTCTTTTCAATGTTGCCGGGATAGGTGCTGGTATTCAACTTGCGTCCACAATATGTTCATCAATGGAGGGAAAG TTGGTGGTTGGGTCAATTCTTTCGGTTGTACATGTGTATAGCGTTGTAGAACAAATGCGAGGGGTACCAATCAACACACTGAATCCACAGCGAACCGCTTTGATTGTGGCTAATTTTCTCAAG ACTGGTAAAGTCCCAAGCCCTCCTGATTTAAGATTCCAAGAAGACCTAATGTTCCCCGAGAGACCAATCCAAGACGCAGGAAATGTAAAAGTGGGAAGGGCTCTCCATAAAGCTGTGAAGCCTTCTGAGGTACAAAGACTAAAACAAGTGTTTGTAGAAGAGAAGTTTCTATTGAGTCATGGAAAGTCATGGACCGATATGGTCTTAGAGCACGATGCAACCGGTGAAGATGCATTGCGAGGGTGGTTAGTTGCAGCATATGTCAAGTCAATGACAAAGATATATAATGACCCTGATGACATTATATTGCAAGACGCGTATGACAAAATGAACGATGTCTTCAATCCATTTTTATCTCAAGTGCAAGCTAAAGGATGGTATACTGATAGATTTCTCGATGGCACGGGGACAAGATTTGCTTGGTAG
- the ADF6 gene encoding actin depolymerizing factor 6 (actin depolymerizing factor 6 (ADF6); FUNCTIONS IN: actin binding; INVOLVED IN: biological_process unknown; LOCATED IN: intracellular; EXPRESSED IN: 24 plant structures; EXPRESSED DURING: 15 growth stages; CONTAINS InterPro DOMAIN/s: Actin-binding, cofilin/tropomyosin type (InterPro:IPR002108); BEST Arabidopsis thaliana protein match is: actin depolymerizing factor 1 (TAIR:AT3G46010.2); Has 1444 Blast hits to 1440 proteins in 268 species: Archae - 0; Bacteria - 3; Metazoa - 597; Fungi - 161; Plants - 515; Viruses - 0; Other Eukaryotes - 168 (source: NCBI BLink).), whose translation MSFRGLSRPNAISGMGVADESKTTFLELQRKKTHRYVVFKIDESKKEVVVEKTGNPTESYDDFLASLPDNDCRYAVYDFDFVTSENCQKSKIFFFAWSPSTSGIRAKVLYSTSKDQLSRELQGIHYEIQATDPTEVDLEVLRERAN comes from the exons ATGTCTTTCAGAGGACTTAGCAGg CCAAATGCAATATCTGGAATGGGTGTTGCAGATGAGAGCAAAACCACATTTCTAGAgcttcaaaggaaaaaaactcaTCGCTATGTGGTCTTCAAGATTGATGAATCCAAAAAAGAAGTTGTTGTTGAGAAAACTGGAAATCCTACAGAGAGCTACGATGATTTCTTAGCTTCACTTCCTGATAATGACTGCAGATACGCTGTTTATGACTTTGATTTCGTTACTTCTGAGAATTGTCAAAAGagcaaaatcttcttctttgcttg GTCTCCTTCGACCTCTGGAATTCGAGCCAAGGTGCTTTACTCGACTTCTAAAGACCAGTTAAGTAGGGAGCTTCAAGGGATTCACTATGAGATTCAAGCTACTGATCCTACTGAGGTTGATCTTGAAGTGTTACGCGAACGAGCGAACTGA